TAAAGGCCCCGCTTCTGTAATGCCTACATGGAGGGGATAATTAGATAGCCTTGAAAATTTTTTATAGGCTTCTATTGTTTGATATATGTCTGAGGCCTTTAAAGATACCTTTAGTTCTGTCCATCCTACATCTTCAAAAAGTTTTACATAATAGAAGGCGCTTTCAACCATTGCATCTGCATCAGGCTTGTTGTACTTTTTTAATATTCTTTTTTCAATGGATCCTATATTCATCCCTATTCTTATGGGGGTACGGGTGTCTTTGGCAAAACTGGCAACTTCTTTTACTTTTCTCACATTATTGATTGTCCCCGGGTTTATTCTTATTGCGTCGATCCCGAGTTCCATGGCTTTCAATGCAATCTTGTGGTTAAAATGAACATCACCGATAATAGGTATGTCGATCTCTTTTTTTAGAAAAGGGATGATCTTACATGTATCTTCTTGTGGGAGGGCTATCCTTACAAGTTCACATCCTGCCTTTTTTAATTCCCTTGTTTGCATTAAGGTTTCCTGAAAGTTTTCAGGATCAGTTTTTAACATGGATTGTACGACTATGGGGCTATTGCCGCCAATAGAGACATTGCCTATTTTGATCTTTTTTGTTTTTTTTCTTTCCATCGTTGATATGCCTTATGCTTCTGGTATTTGCATTGCCTATCGCTACTTATAATACTTCTTGTTCTTTCACCACTCTATTTTTTATTTCACCAATTAATTTTTCAAATACAGGAAAAACATCTGTCCGGAATCTGCCAGCCACAAGGACATACATTATATCATCCCCTATATCGAGCTTACCCTGATTTATCCATACCTTTATATCAACAATTCCATCACTAACTTTGTATTTTTTAATAATGTCTAAAAGAAGCTTATCATTATATGTTAAAAGCATTCCTTTAACAATTTTGCCGTTTTTTGCTGTTTTTCTCACTATACCGTTATGAATGAGTATCATGCCGAGCTTTTCTTTTGCGCTCTTTGATTTTATTTCTTTGATCCAATTGAAAATCATCTGTAGCTCATTGTATCCAATTTATAACCTGTTTCCCATTGCTTGTCAATGGATGAATGGAGGGTAATATGTATTCCTCTGGCAACTGGTAACTGAAAACTGAGACTTAAAGGATTTACAAGTGAGTTAAATATATTTCAGGTTTTTCGAAGGTAAAAATCAGGATAAGTATGATTGTCAAGAAGCCTCATGACAGGTTATAAAAATTTGGTTTCAAGAGTAGGTAACATATTTTGATAATATTGATATATTTGTTAAATATTTCACTTGACACTATATTTTTTGAGTGTTTAAATAGGAAAAAAATTTGCCCACACATAATTTGATAATTTATTTGTAGTTTAAGGAGGTAATTTATATGGATAGATGGACATTTGGTTGGACAATGCTTGTTGTCGGAATGGGAGGTACAATTGCAACCCTTATGGTAATCAGTTTAGTTATGTATGCTCTCAAGAAGGTTTTCCCTTATAAAAAAGAAGAGGAAGGGGCAGGT
This is a stretch of genomic DNA from Pseudomonadota bacterium. It encodes these proteins:
- the ispG gene encoding flavodoxin-dependent (E)-4-hydroxy-3-methylbut-2-enyl-diphosphate synthase, with amino-acid sequence MERKKTKKIKIGNVSIGGNSPIVVQSMLKTDPENFQETLMQTRELKKAGCELVRIALPQEDTCKIIPFLKKEIDIPIIGDVHFNHKIALKAMELGIDAIRINPGTINNVRKVKEVASFAKDTRTPIRIGMNIGSIEKRILKKYNKPDADAMVESAFYYVKLFEDVGWTELKVSLKASDIYQTIEAYKKFSRLSNYPLHVGITEAGPLFSGVIKSSIGIGILLYEGIGDTIRVSLTGDPVYEVIAAYHILRDMGLRKRGINIISCPTCGRCKTNLIEIVEEFEKDTNYFDVHLNVAIMGCEVNGPGEAKEADIGIAFGANKAVLFSKGTVIRTGIPKEMAKDVLKEEIYNMIA
- a CDS encoding molybdenum cofactor biosynthesis protein MoaE, yielding MIFNWIKEIKSKSAKEKLGMILIHNGIVRKTAKNGKIVKGMLLTYNDKLLLDIIKKYKVSDGIVDIKVWINQGKLDIGDDIMYVLVAGRFRTDVFPVFEKLIGEIKNRVVKEQEVL
- a CDS encoding OadG-related small transporter subunit, with the protein product MDRWTFGWTMLVVGMGGTIATLMVISLVMYALKKVFPYKKEEEGAGKR